In Asterias rubens chromosome 17, eAstRub1.3, whole genome shotgun sequence, a genomic segment contains:
- the LOC117301783 gene encoding ryncolin-1-like, with the protein MDPHCASFNYYTCTCSHVCQLSNATHSQSPDDFIELQGVEYYDGYLETPSLLATGSEQFSSCLKLYQAGSCQSGIYTIYPAGLTEGVKVYCDMETDGGGWIVFQRRQDGSVDFYRNWAEYQSGFGDLSTEFWLGNDILRDLTDSGQWRLRVDMADWDGNTAWASYDEFAVSGDKYTLHVGYYDGNSSAGDSMAYHNDHSFSTKDQDNDAWVGIDCAQRDHGAWWFKACSHAHLNAGYYHHTHAHYAKGLLWANWTGYLSSLKTCSMKIREVV; encoded by the coding sequence ATGGATCCACACTGTGCATCATTCAACtattacacatgtacatgtagccacGTTTGTCAGTTGAGCAATGCTACTCATTCTCAAAGCCCTGATGACTTCATTGAGCTGCAAGGAGTTGAATACTATGATGGCTACTTGGAAACTCCTTCCCTTTTGGCAACAGGCTCTGAACAGTTTAGTAGTTGTCTGAAGTTATACCAGGCTGGCAGCTGTCAGAGTGGCATCTACACCATCTACCCTGCTGGTCTGACTGAAGGAGTGAAGgtctactgtgatatggagacagatGGAGGAGGCTGGATTGTGTTCCAGAGGAGGCAAGATGGATCAGTTGACTTTTACCGTAATTGGGCAGAATACCAATCTGGGTTTGGTGATCTCTCCACTGAGTTCTGGCTCGGTAATGACATCCTACGTGACCTTACTGATTCAGGACAATGGCGATTAAGGGTAGATATGGCTGATTGGGACGGAAATACAGCTTGGGCCAGTTATGATGAGTTTGCTGTATCAGGTGATAAGTACACTCTCCATGTTGGCTACTACGATGGCAACAGTTCCGCAGGTGATTCAATGGCGTATCATAATGATCATTCCTTCAGTACAAAGGATCAGGACAATGATGCTTGGGTTGGTATAGACTGTGCACAACGTGACCACGGAGCATGGTGGTTTAAAGCTTGTAGTCATGCACATCTGAATGCCGGTTACTACCATCATACTCATGCGCACTATGCAAAAGGTTTGCTTTGGGCTAACTGGACTGGTTACTTAAGTTCCTTAAAGACCTGTTCTATGAAAATAAGAGAAGTCGTGTAA
- the LOC117301784 gene encoding fibrinogen-like protein 1, producing the protein MVVFIVESCKGDCTKRFSEDFNKAHNRAFGNHVLTRKNVSSPVICGRDCSIHPHCASFNYYTCSHVCQLNNAIQSQSPDDFNELQGVAYYDDNLETPSLSAPDSEQFSSCLKLYQNGSHNNGIYNIYPACQTEGVKVYCDMEKDGGGWIVLQRRQDGSVYFHRNWAEYQSGFGNLSTEFWLGNDIIRDLTTSGQWQLMVNMADWDGTTAWASYDEFAISGDKYTLHVGSYDGNSSAGDSMAYHNGQSFSTKDQDNDSFMYGKCVRETGNRGGWWFNYCMKSNLNGHYHLQGYVEWESGLKWSSWKGLEYSLRICSMKIREVL; encoded by the coding sequence ATGGTTGTTTTCATTGTGGAAAGTTGCAAAGGTGATTGCACAAAACGGTTCAGTGAAGACTTCAATAAGGCCCATAATCGTGCGTTTGGAAATCATGTGCTTACGAGGAAGAATGTGTCATCTCCTGTGATCTGTGGGCGAGACTGCTCTATACATCCACACTGTGCATCATTCAACTACTACACGTGTAGCCATGTTTGTCAGTTGAACAATGCTATTCAATCTCAAAGCCCCGATGACTTCAATGAGCTGCAAGGAGTTGCCTACTATGATGACAACTTGGAAACTCCTTCACTTTCAGCACCAGACTCTGAACAGTTTAGTAGTTGTCTGAAGTTATACCAGAATGGTAGCCATAATAACGGCATCTACAACATCTACCCTGCCTGTCAGACTGAAGGAGTGAAGgtctactgtgatatggagaAAGATGGAGGAGGCTGGATCGTGTTGCAGAGGAGACAAGATGGCTCAGTTTACTTTCATCGTAATTGGGCAGAATACCAATCTGGTTTTGGTAATCTCTCTACTGAGTTTTGGCTGGGTAATGACATCATACGTGACCTTACTACGTCAGGACAATGGCAATTAATGGTAAATATGGCTGATTGGGACGGAACCACAGCTTGGGCCAGTTATGATGAGTTCGCTATATCAGGTGATAAGTACACTCTCCATGTTGGTTCCTATGATGGCAACAGTTCAGCTGGAGATTCAATGGCGTATCATAATGGCCAGTCCTTCAGTACCAAGGATCAGGACAATGATAGTTTTATGTATGGAAAATGTGTAAGGGAAACAGGTAATAGGGGAGGATGGTGGTTTAACTACTGTATGAAATCTAATCTAAATGGCCATTACCACCTTCAGGGTTATGTGGAATGGGAAAGCGGTTTAAAATGGTCGAGCTGGAAAGGTTTAGAGTACTCCCTGAGGATCTGCTCAATGAAAATACGAGAAGTCCTATAA